One genomic segment of Caballeronia sp. TF1N1 includes these proteins:
- a CDS encoding c-type cytochrome, whose protein sequence is MGAFAAEPALERAPDTMQARVMGCAACHGAQGEGTGNDYFPRLSGKPAGYLYNQLLAFRDGRRKYPPMNYLLAYLPDAYLRQIADYFAGERPPFPPPSAVTADTKTLDYGKALVTKGDSARNVPACVSCHGGAMTGMEPAIPGLLGLHADYISAQLGAWRYGTRTTIAPDCMRHVAQQLSERDITAIAAFLASLPAPPDVSPVAAGSLKMPLACGSVHN, encoded by the coding sequence ATGGGCGCATTCGCGGCGGAGCCGGCGCTCGAGCGCGCCCCGGACACCATGCAGGCCCGCGTCATGGGCTGCGCCGCCTGTCACGGCGCGCAGGGCGAAGGCACCGGCAACGACTACTTCCCGCGTCTTTCGGGCAAGCCCGCGGGCTATCTGTACAACCAGTTACTCGCGTTTCGGGACGGGCGCCGCAAGTATCCGCCGATGAACTATCTGCTCGCGTATCTACCGGATGCATATCTCAGGCAGATCGCCGATTACTTCGCGGGCGAGCGTCCGCCATTCCCGCCGCCGAGCGCCGTTACAGCCGATACGAAGACGCTCGATTACGGCAAGGCGCTCGTCACGAAGGGCGATTCCGCGCGCAACGTGCCCGCATGCGTGAGTTGCCACGGCGGCGCGATGACCGGCATGGAGCCCGCCATTCCCGGCTTGCTCGGCTTGCACGCCGACTACATCAGCGCGCAACTCGGGGCATGGCGCTACGGCACGCGCACGACCATCGCGCCCGACTGCATGCGCCACGTCGCGCAGCAGTTGAGCGAGCGCGATATCACCGCCATCGCCGCGTTCCTCGCGTCGTTGCCCGCGCCGCCCGATGTGTCGCCGGTCGCGGCCGGAAGCCTCAAGATGCCGCTCGCTTGCGGCAGCGTCCACAACTAA